TAAAGCACAATTATATGGATGTTTGTGAGGAAAATACGGCCCTAATACAAGAGCTACGTTGGGCCAAGAATTTGGGATACGTCTTACATTAGAAATCTAGAATGAGCTGCTGGTGTTTTGTTTTTTCGTGATATTTTGGACGAATAAAATGTATCTTACTTATGTAAGGATTTTGACAAAGGTTTTAATTTCATAATCTTTAATTTCAAAGAAATCATGGTGTAGATCCAACCACCATACTTTATTGTAGTTCGGAAAACAGGTATGGAAAGTGGAGATGAAGCTAGACATAGAAGGCTATTGCGACGTTTCATTCTCATACAAAGGAGAAATAGAGCCAGAAACAATAACCCAACCCATGTCATGGTCACAGATTCTCGGCCAAGGCATCTGCCAGTGATTTGGCCACAGCACCCAATGCCGTCAATGATGAATGCAGTACAAAGAGTAGGTATGGATAATGGAGATGAAGCTAAGCATAGAAGGCTCTTGCGACGCTTCATTCTCATACAAAGGAGAAATAGAGCCAGAAACAATAACCCAACCCATGTCAGGGTCACAGATTCTCGGCCAAGGCATCTGCCAGTGATTTGGCCACAACACCCAGTGGCGTCAATGATGAATGCAGTAGAAAGAGCTCACCGCTCACTTACATCAAGAGGTTAGTTAGTCACAACTTGCATTATATTATGAAATGTACCCCTAATTCTTGACAATAACCTTAAGTTATAAAATAATACAATAGGAGAAACAAGTGCACCAAACAATAATGTTATTGGTTCTGGTACACCTTCAAGACGACGTAGAAGGAGTGAGAATAGAGAGTCTACCTCATCTTTGCGGCGTAGACTAAATTCTTCATTACCACCTGATGGTTCAATGACTCCTACTACTGAAACTGATATCCAAAACACCAGATCTCCTCAACCCAACTTGACCAGAGGTAACTTAATTCTACTACAGCAAGTTATACACTATTCAACCTATGAATATTAAACTGTTATTCCAACACAGTGGGCAGCAACATCTCAAGGAATACACTAGA
This Spinacia oleracea cultivar Varoflay chromosome 6, BTI_SOV_V1, whole genome shotgun sequence DNA region includes the following protein-coding sequences:
- the LOC130463245 gene encoding uncharacterized protein, with amino-acid sequence MESGDEARHRRLLRRFILIQRRNRARNNNPTHVMVTDSRPRHLPVIWPQHPMPSMMNAVQRVGMDNGDEAKHRRLLRRFILIQRRNRARNNNPTHVRVTDSRPRHLPVIWPQHPVASMMNAVERAHRSLTSRGETSAPNNNVIGSGTPSRRRRRSENRESTSSLRRRLNSSLPPDGSMTPTTETDIQNTRSPQPNLTRGNLILLQQVIHYSTYEY